Proteins from one bacterium genomic window:
- a CDS encoding GerMN domain-containing protein, giving the protein MLLLAGAWFGYRWWKKEDLGMSQWESRKETPQERKKVTLFFSDEQAEFLVGETREVEDPGTVDGLAGVLLQELLRGPQGGLQPTIPAGTRLLAPVSCSEGICKVNFSQELVTRHPGGTSGEMMTIYSVVETLCENLPKVKRVQFLVEGKPRETLAGHLFIGAAVAPEPGLSKRDAWQKP; this is encoded by the coding sequence ATGCTGCTTTTAGCAGGTGCATGGTTTGGCTACAGGTGGTGGAAAAAAGAAGATCTGGGAATGTCCCAATGGGAGTCCAGGAAGGAAACCCCCCAGGAGAGAAAAAAGGTCACCCTGTTTTTCTCTGACGAACAAGCCGAATTCCTGGTGGGGGAGACCAGGGAGGTGGAGGACCCCGGCACTGTGGATGGCCTGGCAGGGGTCTTGCTCCAAGAGCTGTTGCGAGGGCCTCAAGGGGGGCTTCAGCCCACCATTCCTGCGGGCACCAGACTCCTGGCTCCTGTCTCATGCTCCGAGGGGATTTGCAAGGTGAATTTCAGCCAGGAGTTGGTAACCCGGCATCCGGGCGGCACATCCGGGGAAATGATGACAATTTACTCGGTGGTGGAAACTCTATGTGAGAACCTGCCCAAGGTAAAGAGGGTTCAATTCCTGGTGGAAGGAAAACCCAGGGAGACCCTGGCCGGACATCTGTTCATAGGGGCTGCTGTTGCCCCGGAGCCTGGCCTCTCCAAGAGGGATGCCTGGCAAAAACCTTAA
- a CDS encoding ABC transporter ATP-binding protein, with translation MSSGKPILQLHNIEVKYHEVILVLKGVSIEVPEGGIVALLGANGAGKSTTLKAISGLLKHEEGRVTDGAIEFLGEQIHRRDPEEIAKMGIFQIIEGRRVFEHLTIEENLRVGGHLRGDGRALKDRLEMVYSYFPRLKEKRNMVAGFASGGEQQMTVIGRALMASPKLMLLDEPSMGLAPLLIKEIFEIIQRLNHQERIPILLVEQNVKLALTVAPYGYVMENGRIVMDGTSEVLKQNPDIRDFYLGLTDIGERKSFRSVKHYKRRKRWLA, from the coding sequence GTGAGTTCGGGAAAACCGATCCTGCAACTGCACAATATAGAGGTCAAGTACCACGAAGTGATTCTGGTGCTCAAGGGGGTTTCCATAGAGGTGCCTGAGGGAGGCATAGTGGCCCTTCTTGGGGCCAATGGAGCTGGCAAGAGCACCACCCTAAAGGCCATTTCGGGCCTGCTCAAACATGAGGAGGGAAGGGTCACAGATGGTGCCATCGAATTCCTGGGGGAGCAGATCCACCGCCGGGATCCGGAAGAGATCGCCAAGATGGGCATTTTCCAGATCATTGAGGGTAGAAGGGTCTTTGAGCATCTCACCATAGAGGAGAACCTCAGGGTGGGGGGACATCTGCGCGGTGACGGCCGAGCCCTAAAAGACAGGCTGGAGATGGTTTACAGTTACTTTCCCCGTCTAAAGGAGAAGCGAAACATGGTGGCAGGTTTTGCCAGCGGCGGGGAACAGCAGATGACCGTGATAGGCCGGGCCCTCATGGCAAGCCCCAAGCTCATGCTTTTGGATGAGCCCTCCATGGGTTTGGCTCCTTTGCTCATAAAGGAGATCTTCGAGATCATCCAAAGACTGAACCATCAGGAAAGGATACCCATCCTGTTGGTGGAGCAAAACGTGAAGCTGGCCCTTACCGTAGCCCCTTACGGTTACGTTATGGAAAACGGGCGCATAGTGATGGACGGCACTTCCGAGGTTCTCAAACAAAACCCTGACATTAGGGATTTTTACCTGGGGCTCACGGACATAGGTGAGAGAAAGAGTTTCCGCTCGGTCAAGCATTACAAGAGGCGAAAACGCTGGTTGGCTTGA
- a CDS encoding branched-chain amino acid ABC transporter permease yields the protein MSWLPCGVYHEHYKQDHAWWQTKFVKAKMFFLALVVLLIFPYMDIVAPDLGPYLLSIAIMLMYTIMAASGVQLLIGYCGQVTLGHAAFVAVGAYTSCLVLMHGPELAAMGNDPNPVVRLLAGIFAGLMKAGLLYPAAIVLAALVAGLWCVLFGLPSAKVKGFYLIMTTIAAQWITVEFFITQFVSQIGGRQQAFTVMPEHFAIGPFVIDSDRKVYYLGAALVLLLTLAMANLLRSKPGRAWIAIRDNDIAAEAMGVNIVAYKLLAFFVAGAMGGVAGVFWLNFNSIISPEHFQWFWSLWWVGVILIGGVGSIHGTIFGSMFMVLVMEGLKAVVVPLGGAFPELLDRFLFIKEALFGLAIALFLIYEPNGIAYRWWQIKNYFNLWPFSY from the coding sequence ATGAGCTGGCTGCCTTGTGGGGTATATCACGAACATTACAAGCAAGACCATGCCTGGTGGCAGACCAAATTCGTAAAAGCAAAGATGTTCTTTTTGGCCCTGGTGGTTCTACTGATATTTCCTTACATGGATATCGTGGCCCCGGATTTGGGCCCTTATCTTCTGAGCATTGCCATCATGCTGATGTACACCATAATGGCCGCATCAGGAGTCCAGCTACTCATAGGTTACTGCGGACAGGTGACCCTGGGGCATGCGGCCTTCGTGGCAGTGGGGGCTTATACCTCCTGCCTGGTGCTCATGCATGGACCAGAGCTTGCCGCCATGGGCAATGACCCCAACCCAGTGGTGCGGCTCCTGGCGGGTATCTTTGCAGGCCTGATGAAGGCAGGGCTTCTTTACCCGGCGGCCATAGTTCTGGCCGCCTTAGTGGCAGGACTGTGGTGTGTGCTCTTTGGGTTACCTTCGGCCAAGGTGAAAGGCTTTTACCTCATCATGACAACCATAGCTGCCCAGTGGATAACCGTTGAGTTCTTCATAACACAGTTCGTCAGTCAGATAGGAGGGCGCCAACAGGCATTCACTGTGATGCCGGAGCACTTCGCCATCGGCCCTTTCGTCATAGACTCGGATCGAAAGGTTTACTATTTGGGAGCAGCTCTTGTCTTGCTCTTGACCCTGGCCATGGCAAATCTGCTTCGCTCCAAACCTGGGAGAGCCTGGATAGCCATCCGGGACAATGACATAGCTGCCGAGGCTATGGGAGTGAACATAGTTGCTTACAAGCTCTTGGCATTTTTTGTGGCCGGCGCCATGGGAGGAGTGGCCGGGGTTTTCTGGCTCAATTTTAACAGCATAATCAGTCCCGAACATTTCCAGTGGTTCTGGTCCCTTTGGTGGGTGGGTGTGATCCTCATAGGAGGGGTGGGAAGCATCCATGGGACCATATTCGGATCAATGTTCATGGTGCTGGTCATGGAGGGGCTCAAGGCTGTGGTGGTGCCCCTGGGGGGTGCTTTCCCAGAGCTGCTGGACAGGTTCCTTTTTATAAAGGAAGCCCTCTTCGGCCTGGCCATAGCCCTGTTTCTCATTTACGAGCCCAATGGGATAGCGTATCGCTGGTGGCAGATAAAGAACTACTTCAACCTTTGGCCATTCTCGTATTGA
- a CDS encoding ABC transporter substrate-binding protein — MRERGGWLQVLVVLGILALAPSAWPAEEIRVGAIMDITGATSDVGKDYAMGIREAIQYVNDQGGVNGKRIKLFLYDYGYRIPEAITTYKRLKNFDRVIATLGWGTGDTEALSPIINKDKMPYVSASYSAHLTDPKKTPYNLFFSADYSSNARAAITAWYDQIWKKDPMYKDRVAKGDKPRFVCFYATAVPYSSAPIKAIKDQAQMLGFEIGDDQDIPLTALDTKSQVLAAAKFKPDLVWHGNTTMSVSTAIRDAYAQNLGAWHIINNWGFDENLPRLAGDAAKNAIGATPCAFFGENVKLMDKVVEYAQKMNPGVPKEQRLIRTTQAWAAVMLLWEAMKRADKAGKLDGEGIMKAGFESLKDFDIGLGAPPVSFSPTDHRPTSIAQIYIYKDGKFQLLERIDLKQRWPEKWAKEWLGW, encoded by the coding sequence ATGAGAGAGAGGGGTGGGTGGTTGCAGGTTCTAGTTGTCCTGGGCATTCTGGCCCTTGCTCCCTCGGCATGGCCTGCCGAGGAGATAAGGGTAGGAGCCATCATGGACATAACCGGTGCAACATCTGACGTGGGCAAGGACTATGCCATGGGTATCAGAGAAGCCATCCAGTACGTGAATGACCAGGGAGGGGTCAACGGCAAACGCATTAAACTGTTTCTTTACGATTACGGATATCGCATTCCTGAGGCCATTACCACTTACAAGAGACTCAAGAACTTCGACAGGGTCATAGCAACATTGGGATGGGGCACAGGAGACACCGAAGCCCTCTCACCCATCATAAACAAGGACAAGATGCCCTATGTGTCGGCCTCCTATTCCGCACATCTTACAGACCCCAAGAAGACCCCTTACAACCTGTTCTTCTCGGCCGATTACTCTTCCAATGCTAGGGCTGCCATAACAGCCTGGTACGACCAGATCTGGAAAAAGGATCCCATGTACAAGGACAGGGTGGCCAAGGGAGACAAGCCACGTTTTGTATGCTTCTATGCCACGGCAGTGCCTTACTCCAGCGCACCCATCAAGGCCATAAAGGATCAGGCTCAGATGCTAGGTTTCGAGATAGGGGATGACCAGGACATACCTCTAACGGCTTTGGACACCAAGAGTCAGGTACTAGCTGCAGCCAAGTTCAAGCCGGATCTTGTTTGGCATGGAAACACCACCATGAGCGTCTCCACTGCCATCCGTGATGCTTATGCTCAGAACCTGGGGGCCTGGCACATCATCAACAACTGGGGCTTTGACGAAAACCTGCCACGACTGGCGGGGGATGCGGCCAAAAATGCTATCGGCGCCACCCCATGCGCGTTCTTCGGAGAGAATGTGAAGCTCATGGACAAGGTGGTGGAATACGCCCAGAAAATGAACCCTGGTGTTCCCAAGGAACAACGCTTGATCCGTACCACCCAGGCCTGGGCGGCGGTGATGCTGCTTTGGGAAGCCATGAAGAGGGCTGACAAGGCTGGCAAACTCGACGGCGAGGGGATCATGAAGGCCGGATTCGAGTCCCTAAAAGACTTTGATATTGGTCTGGGGGCGCCTCCGGTCAGCTTCTCCCCCACTGACCACCGTCCCACCAGCATAGCCCAGATTTACATTTACAAGGACGGCAAGTTCCAGCTCCTGGAGCGCATAGATCTGAAACAACGCTGGCCGGAGAAATGGGCCAAGGAGTGGCTGGGCTGGTAA
- a CDS encoding branched-chain amino acid ABC transporter permease produces the protein MEIFFNLLISGIMVGSVYALVALGWVLIYKCSGVLNLAMGELTLIGAYVCLSLYGWFVKAVPQSTTAFVMALVGTLIIGAVLGLLTERVFLRKMIGEPVLSVIMVTVGLSFFFKGTVEFIWGTDTRVFTPEVFSKKPIPIWGNIYVDSVYLWSFIAALVLLVVFVSFFKYTRWGLAMQATADDEMAALSLGVSAKLVYALAWSIAFMAAGVGGTLLGNVNGINISVGYLGLLVLPAVVLGGLNSVPGAIVGGIIIGVLQNMADGYLSQFTPGGVKEVAPLAFMVILLLFKPYGLWGWERIERV, from the coding sequence ATGGAAATATTCTTTAATCTTCTCATCTCAGGCATCATGGTGGGCTCTGTTTACGCCTTGGTGGCCCTGGGCTGGGTGCTCATCTACAAGTGCTCAGGGGTTCTGAATCTGGCCATGGGGGAGTTGACCCTCATAGGAGCGTATGTGTGTTTGAGCCTGTATGGTTGGTTCGTCAAAGCCGTGCCTCAGTCTACCACTGCTTTTGTGATGGCCTTGGTGGGGACCTTGATCATAGGCGCTGTTCTGGGGCTCCTTACCGAGAGGGTCTTTCTAAGAAAAATGATAGGAGAACCGGTCCTGAGCGTGATAATGGTCACGGTGGGACTCTCCTTCTTCTTCAAGGGCACGGTAGAGTTCATCTGGGGGACCGACACCAGAGTGTTCACCCCTGAGGTTTTCAGCAAGAAACCCATTCCCATTTGGGGCAACATCTATGTGGACTCGGTATATCTCTGGAGCTTTATCGCAGCCCTTGTGCTTCTGGTGGTGTTTGTGTCCTTTTTCAAGTACACCAGATGGGGCCTGGCCATGCAGGCCACAGCCGATGACGAGATGGCTGCCCTCTCCTTGGGAGTCAGCGCCAAGCTGGTATATGCCCTGGCCTGGTCCATTGCCTTCATGGCAGCAGGAGTAGGGGGCACCCTCCTGGGAAATGTAAATGGAATCAACATATCTGTGGGGTACCTGGGCCTGTTGGTTTTGCCAGCAGTGGTCTTAGGAGGTCTGAACTCTGTACCCGGAGCCATAGTGGGAGGGATAATCATTGGGGTACTCCAGAACATGGCAGATGGGTACTTGTCCCAGTTCACACCTGGGGGGGTAAAGGAAGTGGCTCCTTTGGCATTCATGGTCATTCTGCTTCTTTTCAAACCTTACGGCCTTTGGGGCTGGGAAAGAATTGAGAGGGTGTGA
- the fusA gene encoding elongation factor G → MSRRLHRVRNIGIIAHIDAGKTTVTERMLYYTGKSYKMGEVDEGTAVMDWMPQEQERGITITAAVTTCEWRGHEIHIVDTPGHVDFTIEVERSLRVLDGAVVVFSAVEGVEPQSETVWHQSDKYHIPRLVFVNKMDRIGASFQTTVEMMKKKLGCRPILLQIPWGKEGDFKGVIDLVRMVGIRWNEETLGATFEEVDIPQDIRSRAEKAREEMIELLADRDDTIAELYLAGEPVGEDLLRKEIRRSTLSFDLVPVLCGSALKNKGVQPLLDGIVDYLPSPLDIPPVKGRVPGTENWEERPADDKAPLSALAFKVAMDQGRKMVFLRIYSGTLQSGQEVLNATRGKREKAARLLQMHANKRERIDLAGAGSLVAAMGLKDTVTGDTLCDEQHPILLESMEFYEPVISVAVEARTRADQEKLAFALGKLAEEDPTFRVKEDPETGQTIISGMGELHLEVLVERMRQEYNVQANVGKPQVVYRETVQGSGAGEGRFEREIQGSLHKAHVKVRVEPLGRGEGNRITFELPPEQLPDAFRQAVEQGIREALEGGVSKGYPVVDVHAKVLEASFQEGLGSELAFKVAASMAFQSACEAAEPLLLEPTMRLDVMVPPEFLGDVLGDLHARGGKVEGIEQRGVIQAINALVPLKRTFGYSTTLRSLTQGRGTFSMQFSHYDRAERSGT, encoded by the coding sequence ATGTCAAGAAGACTTCATCGAGTGCGAAACATCGGGATCATTGCTCACATAGATGCGGGCAAGACCACTGTTACCGAGCGCATGCTTTACTACACGGGTAAATCCTACAAGATGGGCGAGGTGGACGAGGGCACGGCAGTCATGGACTGGATGCCCCAAGAACAGGAGCGGGGCATAACCATCACCGCGGCTGTGACCACCTGCGAGTGGAGAGGTCACGAAATCCACATCGTGGACACCCCGGGCCACGTGGACTTCACCATAGAGGTGGAGAGAAGCCTGCGCGTCTTGGACGGAGCGGTTGTTGTGTTTTCGGCCGTAGAAGGTGTGGAACCCCAGTCGGAAACCGTCTGGCATCAGTCAGACAAGTATCACATTCCCAGGTTGGTGTTTGTGAACAAGATGGACAGAATAGGGGCCAGCTTCCAGACCACGGTGGAGATGATGAAAAAGAAACTGGGGTGTCGGCCCATACTTCTTCAGATTCCCTGGGGTAAGGAGGGAGATTTCAAAGGAGTCATAGACCTGGTGCGCATGGTGGGGATCAGGTGGAACGAGGAGACGCTGGGGGCAACATTCGAGGAGGTGGACATACCCCAAGACATAAGATCCAGGGCTGAGAAGGCCCGCGAGGAAATGATAGAGCTTCTGGCTGACCGGGATGACACCATAGCCGAGCTTTACCTGGCCGGGGAGCCTGTGGGGGAGGATCTCCTTCGGAAAGAGATCAGAAGATCCACCCTGTCTTTTGATCTGGTGCCGGTGCTTTGCGGGTCGGCCTTGAAGAACAAGGGGGTGCAACCCCTCTTGGACGGAATCGTGGATTACCTGCCCTCCCCTCTGGACATTCCGCCTGTCAAAGGAAGAGTGCCCGGCACGGAGAACTGGGAGGAACGCCCAGCAGATGACAAGGCTCCTTTGTCGGCCTTGGCCTTCAAGGTGGCCATGGATCAAGGTCGCAAGATGGTTTTTCTGAGGATCTACTCAGGCACTCTCCAAAGCGGCCAGGAAGTGCTCAATGCCACCCGTGGCAAGCGTGAAAAGGCAGCCAGGCTGCTACAGATGCATGCCAACAAGAGAGAGAGGATAGATCTGGCCGGAGCAGGGAGTCTGGTTGCAGCCATGGGGCTCAAGGACACGGTCACTGGAGACACCCTCTGTGACGAGCAACATCCCATTCTTTTGGAAAGCATGGAATTCTACGAGCCAGTGATTTCAGTGGCCGTGGAGGCTCGCACCCGGGCCGACCAGGAGAAGCTGGCCTTTGCATTGGGAAAGCTGGCAGAAGAAGACCCCACCTTCAGGGTGAAAGAGGATCCTGAGACCGGACAGACCATCATCTCGGGAATGGGCGAGTTGCACCTGGAGGTGTTGGTTGAGAGAATGCGCCAGGAGTACAATGTGCAAGCCAATGTGGGAAAACCCCAGGTGGTATATAGGGAGACCGTACAAGGAAGTGGAGCAGGAGAGGGTCGTTTCGAGAGGGAGATTCAAGGCTCTTTGCATAAAGCCCATGTAAAAGTGAGGGTGGAACCCCTTGGAAGGGGTGAGGGTAACCGGATAACATTTGAACTGCCACCAGAACAACTTCCCGATGCTTTTCGCCAGGCTGTGGAACAGGGGATCAGGGAAGCTTTGGAAGGAGGTGTAAGTAAAGGTTATCCGGTGGTGGATGTGCATGCAAAGGTTCTGGAGGCCTCCTTCCAGGAAGGACTGGGGAGCGAGCTGGCCTTCAAGGTGGCTGCCTCCATGGCCTTTCAGAGCGCCTGCGAGGCAGCAGAGCCGCTTTTGCTTGAGCCTACCATGCGCCTGGATGTCATGGTACCTCCGGAATTCCTGGGAGATGTTTTGGGAGACCTCCACGCCAGGGGAGGTAAGGTGGAGGGCATAGAACAAAGAGGTGTGATACAGGCCATCAATGCCCTGGTCCCTCTGAAGCGAACCTTTGGCTATTCCACCACCCTCAGGTCCCTCACCCAGGGCCGGGGGACCTTCAGCATGCAGTTTTCCCATTATGACAGGGCGGAGCGAAGCGGAACTTGA
- a CDS encoding AMP-binding protein, producing MPHDAEAEIEITKDLTLPKLFLRMCQKYGSKKVAMREKEYGIWRPITWADYLENVKTLCLGMVALGLQRGDKVAMIGDNRPEGLFAEMAAMCAGGVGVWLFQDSLLEEVQYIVDHSDAKFLVGEGQEEVDKGLAIRERCPKLLKILWDDPKGMRGYDDPILMSLKEVQSLGRELEKQKPGLFEELVSQGQGDDVCLLFYTSGTTALPKGALLTHYNMLKMGQNLMRVDPCYPQDDFVSYLPFAWIGEQMMSISAGLQVGFTINFPEEPETAQENIREIGPQTMFAPPRIYEQMVRTVQVKHLDASWLKRKLHEWAMKVGYAWADCLFEKRSPSVFLRLKRLVAELLVFKKLKDHLGLSRIRHAYTGGAAMGPDHFRFFHALGVNLKQIYGQTEIAGISVLHRDGDVKFDTVGKPLPETEVRVTEEDEIISKSPSVFLGYYKNPEATAKTLKDGWLYSGDTGFIDEDGHLVVFDRSKDIMILSDGRKFSPQFLEARLKFSPYIKEAWVIGHKLPYMTAVICIDYATVGKWAEQKGIPYTSYPELSQKPQVYDLIVKPIMEVNRTLPPAARIQKFLNLYKELDADDEELTRTRKLRRAFVEERYKDIVQALYSDAEMVHMDTSIKYEDGRVVPIKADMRILKVPQEGGK from the coding sequence ATGCCACACGACGCTGAAGCCGAAATAGAGATTACCAAGGATCTGACCCTTCCGAAACTCTTCCTGCGCATGTGCCAAAAATATGGATCCAAGAAGGTGGCCATGCGGGAAAAGGAGTATGGCATCTGGAGGCCCATCACCTGGGCCGATTATCTGGAAAACGTAAAGACCCTATGCTTGGGTATGGTTGCTCTGGGACTCCAGCGCGGAGACAAGGTGGCCATGATAGGAGACAACAGGCCCGAGGGTCTTTTCGCCGAGATGGCTGCCATGTGCGCAGGTGGAGTGGGAGTGTGGCTATTTCAGGATAGCCTCCTGGAAGAGGTCCAGTACATAGTGGACCACTCGGATGCCAAATTCCTGGTGGGGGAAGGCCAGGAGGAGGTGGACAAGGGACTTGCCATAAGGGAACGCTGTCCCAAGCTCTTAAAGATTCTCTGGGACGACCCCAAAGGCATGAGAGGCTACGATGACCCCATCCTCATGAGCCTGAAGGAGGTGCAAAGCCTGGGAAGAGAACTGGAAAAGCAGAAGCCAGGCCTTTTCGAGGAACTGGTTTCCCAGGGCCAAGGGGACGATGTCTGCTTGCTTTTTTACACTTCCGGGACCACTGCCCTTCCCAAGGGAGCGCTTCTGACCCACTACAACATGCTTAAGATGGGCCAGAACCTCATGCGGGTGGATCCTTGTTACCCCCAAGACGATTTTGTTTCCTATCTTCCCTTTGCATGGATCGGGGAACAGATGATGTCCATCTCGGCCGGGCTACAGGTGGGCTTTACCATAAACTTCCCCGAAGAACCCGAGACGGCCCAGGAGAATATCAGGGAAATAGGTCCACAGACCATGTTTGCTCCTCCCCGCATTTACGAGCAGATGGTCAGGACTGTTCAGGTCAAACATCTGGATGCAAGCTGGCTCAAACGCAAACTCCATGAGTGGGCTATGAAGGTCGGCTATGCCTGGGCTGATTGTCTTTTTGAGAAAAGATCCCCGAGTGTTTTCCTGAGGCTCAAAAGGCTTGTGGCAGAGCTCTTGGTCTTCAAGAAACTCAAGGATCATCTGGGCCTTTCTCGCATCCGCCATGCTTATACGGGTGGAGCTGCCATGGGGCCAGATCATTTCCGCTTTTTCCACGCTCTTGGAGTAAACCTGAAGCAGATTTACGGCCAGACTGAGATCGCCGGCATCTCGGTGCTTCACAGGGACGGGGATGTGAAGTTCGACACAGTGGGCAAGCCCCTCCCAGAAACTGAGGTAAGAGTCACCGAGGAGGACGAGATCATCTCCAAGAGTCCCAGTGTTTTCTTGGGCTATTACAAGAATCCCGAGGCCACGGCCAAGACCCTCAAGGACGGATGGCTCTATTCGGGAGACACTGGCTTCATAGATGAGGACGGGCATCTCGTGGTCTTTGACCGGTCCAAGGACATAATGATACTGAGCGACGGCCGTAAGTTCTCCCCTCAGTTCCTGGAAGCCAGGTTGAAATTCAGCCCATATATCAAAGAGGCCTGGGTCATAGGACACAAATTGCCTTATATGACTGCGGTCATCTGCATAGATTACGCCACTGTGGGCAAATGGGCAGAACAGAAGGGCATTCCGTATACATCCTACCCCGAGCTTTCTCAAAAGCCGCAGGTCTACGATCTCATAGTCAAACCCATAATGGAGGTCAACAGGACCCTGCCCCCAGCGGCTCGAATCCAGAAGTTCCTCAACTTGTACAAGGAGCTGGATGCTGACGACGAGGAGCTGACCCGCACACGAAAGTTAAGAAGGGCCTTTGTGGAGGAGCGATACAAGGACATAGTGCAGGCCCTGTACAGCGATGCGGAGATGGTCCACATGGACACCAGCATAAAGTACGAAGATGGCAGGGTGGTGCCCATAAAAGCCGACATGCGTATCTTGAAGGTCCCGCAAGAAGGGGGAAAGTGA
- a CDS encoding ABC transporter ATP-binding protein: MEQEVASESEIQLRVDGISISFGGVQAIYNVSFQVRKGEIFSIIGPNGAGKTVTLNCINGLYKPDRGHIFFQGQDITHWPPYKRAEAGLARTFQKIELFSGMTVLDNIRLGRHVHLKSGILAGSFYLGKTAREEIESRRFIEEEIIDLLEIEHIRHKVVGMLPYGLQKRVELARALALNPKVLLLDEPMAGLNLEEVEDMARFILDVNEEERWKVTCILVEHDMGVVMDISDRVAVLNFGQKIAEGKPSEVQQNPEVIRAYLGDVEDLYATRR, encoded by the coding sequence ATGGAGCAGGAAGTGGCATCGGAATCTGAGATTCAACTTAGGGTTGATGGTATTTCCATTTCTTTTGGTGGGGTTCAGGCCATCTACAACGTCTCCTTCCAGGTCAGAAAAGGAGAGATTTTCTCCATAATAGGCCCTAACGGGGCAGGCAAGACCGTGACCCTCAATTGTATAAACGGGCTCTATAAGCCTGACAGGGGGCATATCTTCTTCCAAGGACAGGACATAACACACTGGCCCCCTTACAAGAGGGCAGAGGCTGGGCTGGCTCGCACTTTTCAGAAGATAGAGCTCTTCTCTGGCATGACCGTGCTGGACAACATCCGTTTGGGCCGTCATGTGCATCTTAAGTCAGGGATCCTGGCAGGCAGCTTTTACCTGGGCAAGACAGCCAGAGAGGAAATAGAGAGTAGAAGGTTCATAGAGGAGGAGATAATAGACCTGCTGGAGATAGAGCACATAAGGCACAAGGTCGTGGGCATGCTCCCTTACGGCCTTCAGAAAAGAGTGGAGCTGGCCAGAGCCCTGGCCCTCAATCCCAAGGTTCTTTTGCTGGACGAGCCCATGGCAGGCCTGAACCTGGAAGAGGTGGAGGACATGGCCCGATTCATACTGGATGTCAACGAAGAGGAACGCTGGAAGGTCACCTGCATCTTGGTGGAGCACGACATGGGAGTGGTAATGGACATCTCCGACAGGGTGGCTGTGCTGAACTTCGGTCAGAAGATCGCGGAAGGAAAGCCTTCGGAGGTGCAGCAGAACCCGGAAGTGATCCGGGCGTACTTGGGAGACGTGGAGGATCTTTATGCCACACGACGCTGA
- a CDS encoding phosphoribosylformylglycinamidine synthase subunit PurQ, producing MAAVRAMVLWGNGINCERETAHACHLGGADEVELVHFADLLTGEKCLDDYHLLCLPGGFLDGDDLGAAKAAANRFRYARVSTTGEPLRNQLDRFISQGKLVLGICNGFQLMVKLGLLPGLDGRYDLQSVTLTFNDSGRFEDRWVHLAVEAESPCVFTRGLKELYLPVRHGEGKFFCKDYHLLERLSVNHQIVLRYLDPSTKKPTQDYPWNPNGSWGAVAGICDPTGRLFGLMPHPEAYHHRTNHPRWTREELPEEGQGVVLFRNAVSFIRDNLL from the coding sequence ATGGCAGCTGTTCGCGCCATGGTGCTTTGGGGAAACGGCATAAACTGCGAAAGGGAGACGGCTCATGCCTGTCATCTGGGCGGGGCGGATGAGGTGGAGCTTGTCCATTTCGCGGATCTGCTAACCGGTGAGAAATGTCTGGACGACTATCACCTTCTGTGCCTTCCCGGGGGCTTCCTGGATGGGGATGATCTAGGTGCTGCTAAAGCTGCAGCCAACCGCTTCAGATATGCAAGGGTAAGTACAACAGGAGAACCTCTGAGAAATCAACTAGACAGATTCATCTCCCAGGGGAAGTTGGTGCTGGGAATATGCAATGGGTTCCAGTTGATGGTTAAATTGGGGCTTCTTCCAGGGCTAGACGGTCGTTACGACCTCCAGAGCGTAACCCTCACCTTCAACGACTCCGGTCGATTCGAAGATCGCTGGGTGCATCTGGCAGTGGAGGCTGAAAGCCCATGCGTCTTCACAAGAGGCCTGAAAGAGCTTTACCTGCCGGTCAGACACGGAGAAGGGAAATTTTTTTGCAAGGACTACCATCTTCTGGAGAGACTCTCTGTTAACCACCAGATAGTATTACGCTACCTGGATCCTTCCACCAAGAAGCCCACACAGGATTACCCATGGAATCCCAACGGCTCTTGGGGGGCAGTGGCTGGGATCTGCGATCCCACGGGTAGGCTTTTCGGGCTGATGCCTCACCCAGAGGCCTACCACCACAGGACCAATCATCCCCGCTGGACCAGGGAGGAACTTCCGGAGGAGGGACAGGGAGTGGTTCTCTTCAGGAATGCCGTGTCTTTCATCAGAGACAACCTGCTTTGA